One genomic segment of Desulfomicrobium sp. ZS1 includes these proteins:
- the queA gene encoding tRNA preQ1(34) S-adenosylmethionine ribosyltransferase-isomerase QueA, giving the protein MTAIDPEFNLQSYDFDLPEAQIAQDPTAKRGASRLLVLDRKSGEVRDAMFADIPGLLPPGALLVVNNTKVLPARLIGRKESGGKVEFLLLTPLALIEANTAADGTKTATAEGLLKASKGPRQGDLLLFPGIELRVLEKGEFGRARVTLRWTGDLAEHFLSQGHIPLPPYIHREDKSEDRTRYQTVYSREDKLGSVAAPTAGLHFTPQIMDALAGRDIGLAEVTLYVGYGTFSPVRCDDIREHVMHAEYAEVPEETARAIAKAKSEGRPVVAVGTTTSRTLESMASVLGEIGPFKGWTDIFIHPGYEFKVVDQLITNFHLPRSSLIIMVCTLAGRQQIIDAYNHAVKQGFRFFSYGDAMLIR; this is encoded by the coding sequence ATGACTGCTATTGACCCGGAATTCAATCTTCAATCGTACGATTTCGACCTGCCCGAGGCCCAGATCGCCCAGGACCCGACCGCAAAACGCGGCGCCTCGCGGCTGCTGGTGCTGGACCGGAAAAGCGGCGAGGTGCGCGACGCCATGTTCGCAGACATCCCAGGGCTTCTCCCCCCAGGCGCGCTGCTGGTCGTCAACAACACCAAGGTCCTGCCCGCCCGGCTCATCGGGCGCAAGGAGTCCGGCGGCAAGGTCGAATTCCTGCTGCTCACGCCCCTGGCGCTGATCGAGGCAAACACCGCAGCGGACGGCACGAAAACAGCCACGGCCGAAGGATTGCTCAAGGCATCGAAAGGCCCCAGACAAGGCGATCTGCTCCTTTTCCCGGGCATTGAACTGCGCGTGCTCGAAAAGGGCGAGTTCGGAAGGGCGCGGGTTACGCTGCGCTGGACCGGCGACCTGGCCGAACATTTCCTGAGCCAGGGGCACATCCCCCTGCCCCCCTACATCCACCGCGAGGACAAGAGCGAGGACCGCACCCGCTACCAGACCGTCTATTCGCGGGAAGACAAGCTCGGTTCCGTGGCCGCGCCCACGGCCGGGCTGCACTTCACGCCGCAGATCATGGACGCCCTGGCCGGGCGGGACATCGGTCTGGCCGAGGTCACCCTCTACGTCGGCTATGGTACCTTCAGCCCGGTGCGCTGCGATGATATCCGCGAACACGTCATGCACGCAGAATATGCGGAAGTGCCTGAGGAAACAGCCCGCGCCATCGCCAAGGCCAAAAGCGAAGGCCGTCCCGTCGTCGCCGTAGGCACGACCACCTCCCGAACGCTGGAGAGCATGGCCTCGGTCCTGGGAGAAATCGGCCCGTTCAAAGGCTGGACCGACATCTTCATCCACCCCGGGTATGAGTTCAAGGTCGTGGATCAGCTCATCACCAACTTCCACTTGCCCCGCTCTTCCCTAATCATTATGGTCTGCACACTTGCGGGCAGGCAACAGATTATCGATGCCTACAACCATGCGGTAAAGCAGGGTTTTCGCTTTTTTTCCTACGGCGACGCCATGCTCATCCGCTGA
- a CDS encoding 4Fe-4S dicluster domain-containing protein produces the protein MPSRVEFREDRCKGCLLCTEVCPTGIIQQSSRFNQKGYKVTEIAPDMMSECKGCAFCAMMCPDYAINVYTTKPAKGGGK, from the coding sequence ATGCCAAGCAGAGTCGAGTTCCGGGAAGACCGCTGCAAGGGCTGCCTGCTCTGCACCGAAGTCTGCCCGACCGGCATCATCCAGCAATCGAGTCGATTCAATCAGAAGGGATACAAGGTGACCGAAATCGCCCCCGACATGATGAGCGAGTGCAAGGGCTGCGCCTTTTGCGCCATGATGTGTCCGGATTATGCCATCAACGTCTACACGACGAAGCCGGCCAAAGGAGGAGGAAAATGA
- a CDS encoding 3-methyl-2-oxobutanoate dehydrogenase subunit VorB: protein MSTPKRIFVKGNEAISRGALAAGMKCFFGYPITPQNDIPEFLSQALPDAGGQFVQAESEVAAANMLLGAAGCGIRAMTSSSSPGMSLKQEAISYMAGSELPGVLVNVSRGGPGLGDIGPSQGDYFQSVKGGGHGDYKLLVLAPGTVQEAYDLTIKAFDLAFKYRNPVLVLADAIIGQMKEPVVPWVPENLDPDEGQDWGLQGATNRGPRLLKSLFLDDGALAGQNQKLQAKYQAMQAEVDQELFLTEDAELIVVAFGSIGRIVKSTIRKLRAQGHKVGLVRPITLFPFPSEVLLNLAKEGKRFLTIEHNMGQMVEDVRLSIRTVADSAFHGQLPGNLPTPDDFEEPILKALEG, encoded by the coding sequence ATGAGCACTCCCAAACGCATCTTCGTCAAAGGCAATGAAGCCATCTCCCGCGGCGCCCTGGCCGCGGGCATGAAATGCTTTTTCGGCTACCCCATCACGCCCCAGAACGACATCCCCGAGTTCCTGTCCCAGGCCCTGCCCGACGCGGGCGGCCAGTTCGTACAGGCCGAGAGCGAAGTGGCCGCGGCCAACATGCTGCTCGGCGCGGCGGGTTGCGGCATCCGCGCCATGACCTCCTCGTCGAGTCCGGGCATGTCGCTGAAGCAGGAAGCCATCTCGTACATGGCCGGCAGCGAGCTCCCCGGCGTGCTGGTCAACGTCAGTCGCGGAGGCCCGGGCCTGGGCGACATCGGCCCTTCCCAGGGCGACTATTTCCAGTCCGTCAAGGGCGGCGGCCACGGCGACTACAAGCTGCTGGTGCTGGCGCCGGGCACGGTGCAGGAAGCCTACGACCTGACCATCAAGGCCTTCGATCTGGCCTTCAAGTACCGCAACCCGGTTCTGGTCCTGGCCGACGCCATCATCGGCCAGATGAAGGAACCCGTGGTGCCGTGGGTTCCCGAGAATCTGGACCCGGACGAGGGCCAGGACTGGGGGCTGCAGGGCGCCACGAATCGCGGTCCGCGCCTTTTGAAATCGCTCTTCCTCGATGACGGAGCGCTGGCGGGACAGAATCAAAAGCTTCAGGCCAAATACCAGGCCATGCAGGCCGAAGTGGATCAGGAACTCTTCCTGACCGAGGACGCCGAGCTCATCGTCGTGGCCTTCGGCTCCATCGGCCGCATCGTCAAGAGCACGATCCGCAAGCTGCGCGCCCAGGGCCATAAAGTCGGTCTGGTGCGGCCCATCACGCTCTTCCCCTTCCCCTCGGAAGTGCTCCTGAACCTGGCCAAAGAGGGCAAGCGTTTCCTGACCATCGAGCACAACATGGGCCAGATGGTGGAAGACGTGCGCCTCTCTATCCGGACCGTGGCGGACTCGGCGTTCCATGGCCAGCTGCCCGGCAACCTGCCCACGCCGGATGATTTCGAAGAACCCATTCTGAAGGCGCTGGAGGGATAA
- a CDS encoding thiamine pyrophosphate-dependent enzyme, whose product MTQEIRVTNYPEVLTDRASHYCPGCHHGTAHRLVAEAITDLGLVDKTILVGSIGCSVFIYNYLSLDAIESPHGRAPAVATGVKRARPDKIVFTYQGDGDLASIGMAEIMHCANRGENITTIFVNNTVYGMTGGQMAPTTLVGQKTTTCPGGRCRENEGMPIRMTEIIASLGGVAFAERVAVNNIKNIKKARKAVTKAFEYQTKEVGFSFVEVLATCPTNWRMTPLQANKRIETEMIPYFPLGNFKDVLAKEEK is encoded by the coding sequence ATGACCCAGGAAATTCGTGTCACCAACTATCCGGAAGTCCTGACCGACCGGGCCTCGCATTACTGTCCGGGCTGCCACCACGGCACGGCCCACCGTCTGGTGGCCGAGGCCATCACGGATCTGGGTCTGGTCGACAAGACCATCCTCGTCGGATCCATCGGCTGCTCGGTCTTCATTTACAACTACCTCTCCCTGGACGCCATCGAGTCACCCCACGGCCGCGCTCCGGCGGTGGCCACGGGCGTCAAGCGCGCGCGTCCCGACAAGATCGTTTTCACCTACCAGGGCGACGGCGATTTGGCCTCCATCGGCATGGCCGAGATCATGCACTGCGCCAACCGCGGCGAGAACATCACCACGATCTTCGTCAACAACACCGTCTACGGCATGACCGGCGGACAGATGGCTCCCACCACCCTGGTCGGCCAGAAGACCACTACCTGTCCCGGCGGACGTTGCCGCGAGAACGAGGGCATGCCCATCCGCATGACCGAGATCATCGCCTCTCTTGGCGGCGTGGCCTTTGCCGAGCGGGTCGCGGTCAACAACATCAAGAACATCAAGAAAGCCAGAAAGGCCGTGACCAAGGCTTTTGAGTACCAGACAAAAGAGGTCGGCTTCTCCTTTGTGGAGGTTCTGGCGACCTGCCCGACCAACTGGCGTATGACCCCGCTGCAGGCCAACAAGCGCATTGAAACGGAAATGATCCCCTACTTCCCTCTGGGCAACTTCAAAGACGTGCTGGCAAAGGAGGAGAAATGA
- a CDS encoding 2-oxoacid:acceptor oxidoreductase family protein — translation MSIYQDAIIAGFGGQGVMLIGNLLAYAGMNAGLNVTYIPVYGPEMRGGTANCTVVVSDDVIGSPIIRSPVSLIIMNGPSLDKFQPQLQDGGILILNSSLIDPAQTDKSRVKVYAVPVNEIADGLGNTRMANMVAIGAYVQATGVMPVKQVQDSLDSVISAHYSHMIPKNAAAIQAGADYVIANGQYA, via the coding sequence ATGAGCATTTACCAGGATGCAATCATCGCCGGGTTCGGCGGCCAGGGCGTCATGCTCATCGGCAATCTCCTGGCCTACGCGGGTATGAACGCCGGGCTCAACGTGACCTACATCCCCGTCTATGGGCCTGAAATGCGCGGCGGCACGGCCAACTGCACCGTGGTGGTCTCCGATGACGTCATCGGCTCGCCCATCATCCGCTCGCCCGTGAGCCTCATCATCATGAACGGCCCGTCTCTGGACAAATTCCAGCCGCAGCTGCAGGACGGCGGAATCCTGATCCTGAACTCCTCGCTTATTGATCCGGCCCAGACCGACAAGAGCCGGGTCAAGGTCTATGCCGTGCCGGTCAACGAGATCGCCGACGGCCTCGGCAACACGCGCATGGCCAACATGGTCGCCATCGGCGCCTACGTGCAGGCCACGGGCGTCATGCCGGTCAAGCAGGTGCAGGATAGCCTTGATTCGGTCATCTCCGCGCACTACAGCCACATGATCCCCAAGAACGCGGCGGCCATCCAGGCCGGAGCTGATTACGTCATCGCCAACGGCCAATACGCCTGA
- the aroE gene encoding shikimate dehydrogenase, protein MLLLGIIGHPLSHTLSPILHNWGFREMGIKASYHVWDTPPEKLISFMAALRTLPIHGASVTIPHKETVIPLVDKLTQSARDIGAVNTLYWHDKVLWGDNTDVTGFMAPLLERGTQPGTVLVLGAGGAARAAVCGLHSAGWKVFLSARTGGRADRLAQSFQAEHVPWADRHEVRPHLLVNTTPLGMSGPFQALSPWKSSLAGISLVYDLVYNPKETQLLAQAQREGVEIIPGLPMFVHQGLAQFERWTGQRFPLARAISLLEETLASRGKA, encoded by the coding sequence ATGCTTCTCTTAGGCATCATCGGCCACCCGCTCTCGCACACCTTGAGCCCCATCCTGCACAACTGGGGGTTCCGGGAAATGGGCATCAAGGCCTCCTACCACGTCTGGGACACCCCTCCCGAAAAACTCATCTCCTTCATGGCCGCCCTGCGCACTCTGCCCATCCACGGGGCCAGCGTGACCATCCCGCACAAGGAGACGGTCATACCCCTGGTCGACAAGCTGACGCAAAGCGCCCGCGACATCGGCGCCGTAAACACCCTCTATTGGCACGACAAGGTGCTGTGGGGCGACAACACGGATGTGACCGGGTTCATGGCACCGCTGCTGGAGCGAGGGACGCAGCCGGGCACGGTCCTGGTCCTGGGCGCAGGAGGGGCGGCCCGCGCGGCGGTCTGCGGCCTGCACAGCGCAGGATGGAAGGTGTTTCTTTCCGCGCGCACGGGAGGCCGGGCCGACCGCCTAGCCCAATCATTCCAGGCCGAGCATGTGCCCTGGGCCGACCGACACGAAGTACGGCCGCACCTGCTGGTCAACACCACTCCGCTTGGCATGTCCGGGCCCTTCCAGGCCCTCTCGCCCTGGAAATCGTCCCTGGCGGGCATCTCCCTGGTCTACGACCTAGTCTACAACCCCAAGGAAACCCAGTTACTGGCCCAGGCCCAGCGTGAAGGCGTGGAGATCATTCCCGGCCTGCCCATGTTCGTGCATCAGGGTCTGGCCCAATTCGAACGCTGGACCGGGCAGCGTTTTCCCCTGGCCCGCGCCATCTCCCTGCTGGAAGAGACACTGGCCAGCCGGGGCAAGGCATGA
- a CDS encoding DNA-3-methyladenine glycosylase I, which yields MIRCPWLDLSKPDYVRYHDEEWGVPVHDDRVLFEFLILESAQAGLSWYTVLRKRAGYRAAFAEFDPMAVARFTPRDVDRLLLDPGIIRHRRKIEATIVNARAFLAVQASHGSFDAYLWNFVDGQQVMHDIKSLSEYPITIPQSEALAKDLKQRGFAFLGATTCYALMQAVGMVNDHSLDCFRRHEIS from the coding sequence ATGATCCGCTGTCCCTGGCTGGATCTCTCCAAGCCGGACTATGTCCGCTACCACGACGAGGAATGGGGAGTCCCGGTCCACGACGACCGCGTTCTTTTCGAGTTCCTGATCCTCGAATCGGCGCAGGCCGGACTGTCCTGGTACACGGTGCTGCGCAAACGGGCGGGGTACCGGGCCGCCTTTGCCGAGTTCGATCCTATGGCGGTGGCGCGGTTCACTCCGCGTGACGTGGACCGCTTGCTGCTTGATCCCGGCATCATCCGCCACCGCCGCAAAATCGAAGCCACCATCGTCAACGCCCGGGCATTCCTTGCCGTGCAGGCCAGCCATGGCTCTTTTGATGCCTATCTGTGGAATTTTGTCGACGGCCAACAGGTCATGCATGATATCAAAAGCCTGAGCGAATACCCCATCACCATCCCCCAGTCCGAGGCCCTGGCCAAAGATCTCAAGCAACGCGGATTCGCATTCCTCGGGGCCACCACCTGCTATGCATTGATGCAGGCCGTTGGCATGGTCAACGACCACAGCCTGGACTGTTTCCGAAGACATGAAATTTCATAG
- the ercA gene encoding alcohol dehydrogenase-like regulatory protein ErcA, producing MNFTDLRKFVAPETIFGVGAVDLAGQYAGKFGISKPLVVTDPGVLAAGWATRVMESLAAFDIEGVIFSEITPNPKAAEVMAGVTAYEAGECDGIVAVGGGSPMDCAKGIGIVVSNGGHILDYEGVDKIIIPMPPLICIPTTAGTSADVSQFAIINDTDRKTKIAIISKTIIPDVALIDPQTLMTKSPYLIACTGMDALAHAIEAFVSSAHSPMTDVHALEAIRLVHGNLLESFLHPEDMELKAKTMLGSMQAGLAFSNASLGAVHALAHSLGGYKDLPHGECNALLLPHVVDYNFSAAPDRFRTIAETMGLDSRGMSTSEIRAWLIEAMTSLRSSLGIKDRLASKGIRASDIPVLSDKAILDPCLVTNPKSANRRDIQVIYEEAT from the coding sequence ATGAACTTCACCGATCTGCGTAAATTCGTCGCTCCGGAAACCATTTTTGGAGTCGGCGCGGTGGACCTGGCCGGACAGTACGCAGGCAAATTCGGCATCAGCAAACCGCTTGTCGTCACCGATCCCGGCGTACTCGCCGCCGGTTGGGCCACAAGAGTCATGGAGAGCCTGGCCGCTTTTGACATCGAGGGCGTAATTTTTTCAGAAATCACCCCCAATCCAAAGGCCGCGGAAGTCATGGCCGGTGTCACGGCCTACGAAGCGGGCGAATGCGACGGCATCGTCGCCGTGGGCGGGGGCAGCCCCATGGACTGCGCCAAGGGCATCGGAATCGTCGTCTCCAACGGCGGGCATATCCTGGACTACGAAGGCGTGGACAAGATCATCATCCCCATGCCGCCGCTCATCTGCATTCCGACCACGGCGGGCACTTCGGCCGACGTGTCCCAGTTCGCCATCATCAACGACACGGACCGCAAAACCAAAATCGCCATCATCAGCAAGACCATCATTCCCGACGTGGCCCTCATCGATCCACAGACCCTGATGACCAAAAGCCCGTATCTCATCGCCTGCACGGGCATGGACGCCTTGGCCCACGCCATCGAGGCCTTTGTCTCCAGCGCCCACTCACCCATGACCGATGTGCACGCCCTGGAAGCCATCCGCCTGGTTCACGGCAATCTGCTGGAATCGTTCCTGCATCCCGAGGACATGGAGCTCAAGGCCAAAACCATGCTGGGCAGCATGCAGGCCGGGCTGGCCTTTTCCAACGCAAGCCTTGGAGCCGTGCATGCCTTGGCCCACAGCCTGGGCGGATACAAGGACCTGCCCCACGGCGAATGCAACGCTCTGCTCCTGCCGCACGTGGTGGACTACAATTTTTCGGCCGCGCCCGACAGATTCCGGACCATCGCCGAAACCATGGGGCTTGATTCCCGTGGCATGAGCACCTCGGAAATACGCGCATGGCTCATCGAAGCCATGACAAGCCTGCGCAGTTCCCTGGGCATAAAGGATCGCCTAGCCTCCAAGGGCATTCGCGCAAGCGATATCCCCGTCCTTTCGGACAAGGCCATCCTTGACCCCTGTCTGGTCACCAACCCCAAATCCGCGAACAGACGCGACATTCAAGTCATTTATGAAGAAGCAACCTGA
- a CDS encoding PAS domain S-box protein, whose protein sequence is MKKQPEERAPSATSLRDKIVGLSESSGRKSYYPMLQQKIRELQNEIAERHRAEDALRKTLQRIERQQTVIAEISTHPSVFHGRLQEAAPMITTRMTHAMDVARASLWIMRAGSLCCMDKFDAQGGGHTSGTCLDCGRFDVYFKAISKGPVIVTDAREDPRTRDFVPNYLEPNGIASMLDVPVLIDAELTAVICFEHVGELRTWQPDEVTFASRIADQVALILASQRRRITEEQLQSAHANLTRNLRFTEVLLDAIPIPIFYKDSERRYLGCNQTFADIMGITSAEIRGRRAHEFWPDLAEAYEEKDNSLRQDTRKCTYESKIRNKAGELREVIFAKQIFFDEFKHAEGIIGSFVDITERNRAAKETWRLRTLLANIINSMPSMLIGVDADGRIAQWNQQAALVTGVSEAQAQGSPLVQVVPWLGSEMKKIRQSIASKKPFFEGKLSRVENGETIFEDVTIYPLITNGVEGAVIRIDDVTDKVRIEEILIQSEKMLSVGGLAAGMAHEINNPLASIMGNTQVLETRLLLPLPQNVQAAREAGITLEALHNYLERRGIPKMLSSVRSSGAQAAQIVSNMLSFSRKSEPALAPESITEMLDKTLDLASTDYDLKKNYDFKKIQIVREYEDNLPKIHGSASKLQQVFLNLLRNGAEAMGEKIYPQGRGPQFTLRVRGNAPWVRVEIEDNGPGLEESVRKRVFEPFFTTKAVGKGTGLGLSVSYFIVTEEHAGMMAVQTARGEWTRFVIDLPVATSSE, encoded by the coding sequence ATGAAGAAGCAACCTGAGGAGCGCGCGCCAAGCGCCACATCGCTGCGCGACAAGATCGTGGGGCTGAGCGAATCTTCAGGAAGAAAAAGCTACTACCCCATGCTGCAGCAAAAGATCCGGGAACTGCAAAACGAGATCGCCGAGCGGCACCGGGCCGAAGACGCCTTGCGCAAAACCCTGCAACGCATCGAACGGCAGCAGACCGTCATTGCCGAAATCTCCACGCATCCGAGCGTCTTTCATGGCCGCCTGCAAGAAGCCGCGCCCATGATAACGACCAGAATGACCCACGCCATGGACGTGGCCCGGGCAAGCTTGTGGATAATGCGCGCGGGCAGCCTCTGCTGCATGGACAAGTTCGATGCGCAGGGCGGAGGCCATACCTCCGGAACCTGCCTGGACTGCGGCAGGTTCGATGTCTACTTCAAGGCGATCAGCAAAGGCCCCGTCATCGTGACCGACGCCCGCGAGGACCCGCGCACCCGCGATTTTGTCCCAAACTATCTTGAACCAAATGGGATCGCGTCCATGCTCGACGTGCCGGTGCTCATCGACGCAGAGCTGACCGCCGTCATCTGCTTCGAGCACGTCGGAGAGCTGCGCACCTGGCAGCCCGATGAAGTCACCTTCGCCAGCCGCATCGCCGACCAAGTGGCCCTCATCCTGGCCAGCCAGCGCCGACGCATCACGGAGGAGCAACTGCAGAGCGCCCACGCAAACTTGACGCGCAACCTACGCTTCACGGAGGTGCTGCTTGATGCCATACCCATCCCGATCTTCTACAAGGACTCGGAACGACGCTATCTAGGCTGCAACCAGACCTTCGCCGACATCATGGGCATCACCTCCGCAGAAATCCGCGGCAGAAGAGCCCACGAATTCTGGCCGGACCTAGCCGAAGCCTATGAAGAGAAAGACAACAGCCTGCGGCAAGACACCCGCAAGTGCACCTACGAATCCAAAATACGCAACAAGGCCGGCGAGCTGCGCGAAGTGATCTTCGCCAAGCAGATTTTTTTTGACGAATTCAAGCACGCAGAGGGCATCATCGGATCCTTCGTGGATATCACGGAACGCAACCGCGCCGCCAAGGAAACGTGGCGCTTGCGCACCCTGCTCGCCAACATAATCAATTCCATGCCGTCCATGCTGATCGGAGTCGATGCCGACGGTCGCATTGCGCAATGGAACCAGCAGGCAGCCCTGGTGACCGGCGTGAGCGAGGCTCAGGCGCAAGGCAGCCCCCTTGTGCAGGTCGTGCCTTGGCTTGGCTCCGAGATGAAAAAGATCCGCCAGTCCATCGCCAGCAAAAAACCCTTTTTCGAGGGTAAGCTGAGCAGAGTGGAGAATGGTGAAACCATATTCGAAGACGTGACCATCTACCCCTTGATCACCAACGGAGTGGAAGGGGCGGTCATCCGCATTGACGACGTGACCGACAAAGTCCGCATCGAGGAAATTCTGATCCAGTCCGAAAAAATGCTCTCCGTCGGCGGTCTGGCCGCAGGCATGGCCCACGAAATCAACAATCCCCTGGCCTCCATCATGGGCAATACCCAAGTCCTGGAAACCAGGCTCCTCTTACCGCTACCGCAGAACGTGCAGGCGGCCCGGGAAGCAGGCATCACCCTTGAAGCCCTGCATAATTACCTGGAGAGGCGGGGAATCCCGAAGATGCTGAGTTCCGTTCGCAGTTCGGGGGCACAAGCCGCGCAGATTGTCAGCAACATGCTGAGCTTCAGCCGCAAAAGCGAACCGGCGCTGGCTCCGGAAAGCATCACGGAAATGCTCGACAAGACCCTGGATCTTGCCAGCACCGACTATGACCTGAAAAAAAACTACGACTTCAAGAAAATCCAGATCGTCCGCGAATATGAAGACAATCTCCCCAAAATCCACGGCTCGGCAAGCAAGCTGCAACAGGTTTTCCTGAATCTGCTCCGCAATGGAGCCGAGGCCATGGGCGAAAAAATCTACCCTCAAGGCCGAGGGCCGCAATTCACACTGCGCGTGAGAGGAAATGCGCCATGGGTACGCGTTGAAATCGAAGACAACGGACCGGGGCTTGAGGAGTCTGTGCGCAAACGCGTGTTCGAGCCGTTCTTCACCACGAAGGCCGTGGGCAAGGGCACGGGGCTTGGGCTGTCCGTCTCCTATTTCATCGTCACCGAGGAACACGCAGGCATGATGGCTGTGCAGACGGCCAGGGGAGAATGGACCAGATTCGTCATCGACCTGCCGGTCGCGACGTCGTCAGAATGA
- a CDS encoding LysM peptidoglycan-binding domain-containing protein yields the protein MTFDIRGVLLLIMLVLAGCMPAKKAQGPSDLGAPSAASRNAGTELTQDASVASGYDAPEAYGPDEDVDPLDVLQDGDDLPEAESLSPEEQKILDTQISFHIGLDTEENADVQRYFQYYTHVHRGTMVGWLKRAQRYLPHIRERFLAEGLPEDLIYLPFAESGFNPFAQSRSGACGVWQFMPRTALNYGLTVDKWVDERRDPHKSTEAAIAYLKKLYADFGDWSLALAAYNAGEGTIGRALKKTGTEDFFSLCEASEDLKKETKLYVPKFLALVKVARNLEKLGFEPLDLEKRLIAPVQLKAKPGTDLLALAQSLGMDWKSFRELNPSFRKQEAPPARSVKVAVPGHLVAKAEDFLKRPVVQRQIQYASYRVKPGDTWWGISKEYKVSVADLQKANSGSRTKTLRVGQSLRIPGQGLVPGSGSVADARKWASKRANYLVRQGDTLWSIAKQFKTDPSSLLKANGLRSSSVLKIGQKLYVPDAGSADVKVAKAHADAVRRELVNYKVRPGDSLWGIAKRFGVTPSDLLSWNNLAKNGHIRPGDRLKVYR from the coding sequence TTGACATTTGATATACGTGGAGTTCTGCTCCTTATCATGCTGGTCTTGGCCGGGTGTATGCCCGCCAAGAAGGCTCAAGGCCCGTCGGACCTTGGAGCGCCTAGCGCGGCGAGTCGGAACGCCGGAACTGAACTGACGCAGGATGCGTCGGTCGCGTCCGGGTACGACGCTCCGGAGGCCTACGGTCCGGACGAGGATGTCGACCCGCTTGATGTCCTGCAGGATGGAGATGACCTCCCCGAGGCGGAGTCTTTGTCTCCCGAGGAACAAAAAATCCTCGATACGCAGATATCCTTTCATATCGGTCTGGATACCGAGGAAAATGCGGATGTCCAGCGCTATTTTCAGTACTACACCCATGTCCACCGTGGCACCATGGTGGGCTGGCTCAAGCGGGCCCAGCGCTACCTGCCGCATATCCGGGAGCGGTTTCTGGCTGAGGGCCTGCCCGAGGACCTGATCTATCTGCCCTTCGCCGAGAGCGGTTTCAATCCTTTTGCCCAATCCCGTTCCGGAGCCTGCGGTGTGTGGCAATTCATGCCCCGGACCGCTCTCAATTACGGATTGACCGTGGACAAGTGGGTGGACGAGCGTCGCGATCCCCACAAGTCCACCGAGGCTGCCATTGCCTATTTGAAAAAATTGTATGCGGATTTTGGTGATTGGTCCTTGGCTCTGGCCGCCTACAATGCAGGCGAGGGCACCATTGGCCGCGCTTTGAAAAAGACGGGCACTGAGGATTTTTTCAGTCTTTGCGAGGCATCCGAGGATTTAAAGAAGGAAACCAAGCTGTACGTCCCCAAGTTCCTGGCCCTGGTCAAGGTGGCCCGGAACTTGGAGAAGCTCGGTTTTGAGCCTCTGGATCTGGAGAAGCGCCTCATCGCACCCGTCCAGCTGAAAGCCAAGCCTGGAACGGACCTGCTGGCTTTGGCCCAGAGCCTGGGCATGGACTGGAAGTCTTTTCGGGAGTTGAACCCTTCTTTTCGCAAGCAGGAAGCTCCTCCCGCGCGTTCCGTCAAGGTCGCCGTCCCCGGCCATCTGGTGGCCAAGGCCGAAGACTTCCTGAAGCGTCCCGTAGTTCAAAGACAGATCCAGTACGCGTCCTACAGGGTCAAGCCCGGAGACACCTGGTGGGGGATTTCCAAAGAGTATAAAGTCTCGGTGGCGGACTTGCAGAAAGCCAACAGCGGCAGCAGAACCAAGACCTTAAGGGTTGGGCAGTCGCTGCGCATACCCGGTCAGGGTTTGGTGCCAGGGTCGGGTTCAGTGGCGGATGCCAGGAAATGGGCCTCCAAGCGAGCCAACTATCTGGTCCGTCAGGGCGACACGCTCTGGTCCATTGCCAAGCAGTTCAAGACCGATCCGTCTTCACTGCTTAAAGCCAATGGCCTTAGGAGTTCTTCGGTGCTGAAGATTGGCCAGAAGCTCTACGTGCCCGATGCGGGCAGCGCCGATGTAAAGGTCGCCAAGGCGCATGCCGATGCCGTGCGCAGGGAACTGGTCAACTACAAGGTTCGGCCGGGGGATAGCCTGTGGGGCATTGCCAAGCGCTTTGGAGTGACTCCCTCGGATTTGCTGTCCTGGAACAATTTGGCCAAGAACGGCCATATCCGCCCGGGAGACCGGCTCAAGGTCTACCGCTGA